The Euphorbia lathyris chromosome 3, ddEupLath1.1, whole genome shotgun sequence genome contains a region encoding:
- the LOC136223305 gene encoding trihelix transcription factor ASIL2-like, translating into MDDDEEIQSHASAATGSPSPSPPNGRITVTVAAVPPSSQQMPPQQQQNNNNALALVPIHQTKSNGGGREDCWSEAATSVLIDAWGERYLELSRGNLKQKHWKEVADIVSSREDYSKAAKTDIQCKNRIDTVKKKYKLEKAKMAAGGGPSKWPFFQRLDHLIGPTAKIPVTAAAAASSVATKVPVGIPVGIRGGSISNSYQFHQGKSQSKSNQVMKNQNSKPNPRKQGQVETESSSEDEDNFLESEEDDDIPPPEKKPRIVVQRGVNSTKPVKEKKNWGNSIRMLTQAILKFGEAYEQAESAKLQQVVEMEKTRMKFAKELELQRMQFFMKTQMEISQLKRVRRGGNGSSNNHHHHHHHSGNNISIPKNNNSDSDN; encoded by the coding sequence ATGGACGATGATGAGGAGATCCAGTCACACGCATCGGCGGCTACCGGATCTCCTTCGCCGTCTCCACCGAACGGGAGAATTACGGTGACTGTTGCCGCTGTACCACCGTCTAGTCAACAGATGCCGCCTCAACAGCAACAGAATAATAACAATGCCTTAGCCCTAGTACCGATCCACCAAACGAAGAGCAACGGCGGCGGCCGGGAGGATTGCTGGAGCGAGGCAGCTACGTCGGTGCTTATAGACGCGTGGGGGGAGAGATATTTGGAGCTGAGCAGAGGAAATCTGAAGCAGAAACACTGGAAGGAAGTTGCTGATATTGTGAGTAGCAGAGAGGATTATTCTAAAGCCGCGAAGACTGATATTCAGTGTAAAAATCGGATCGATACGGTGAAGAAGAAGTATAAATTGGAGAAAGCGAAGATGGCCGCCGGTGGAGGACCGAGTAAGTGGCCGTTTTTTCAACGGTTAGATCACTTAATCGGTCCAACGGCCAAGATCCCCGTTACCGCCGCCGCAGCTGCTTCTTCTGTGGCTACCAAAGTTCCTGTAGGTATTCCAGTTGGAATTCGCGGCGGTAGTATTTCGAATTCGTATCAATTTCATCAAGGTAAGTCGCAATCGAAAAGTAACCAGGTAATGAAGAATCAAAATTCTAAACCAAATCCCCGAAAACAGGGACAGGTTGAGACGGAATCATCTTCAGAGGACGAGGATAATTTCCTGGAATCGGAGGAGGATGATGATATACCACCTCCGGAGAAGAAGCCAAGGATTGTGGTGCAGAGAGGTGTGAATTCCACGAAACCagtgaaggaaaagaaaaattggGGGAATTCAATTAGGATGTTAACACAAGCAATACTCAAATTCGGCGAAGCATATGAACAAGCAGAGAGCGCCAAGCTGCAACAAGTGGTTGAGATGGAGAAAACCAGGATGAAATTCGCTAAGGAGCTTGAATTGCAGAGGATGCAATTTTTCATGAAGACTCAGATGGAAATTTCGCAGTTGAAGCGTGTTAGAAGAGGAGGTAATGGGAGTAGtaataatcatcatcatcatcatcatcacagTGGTAACAATATTAGTATTCCTAAAAATAACAATAGTGATAGTGATAACTAA